In one window of Henckelia pumila isolate YLH828 chromosome 1, ASM3356847v2, whole genome shotgun sequence DNA:
- the LOC140874684 gene encoding uncharacterized protein isoform X1: MGFLDSLSNPWSSLVLASFVLCANHFSIAAYGRSNSTEVTPINRDLYHTRGALLEEIESLVYRHPDKLSIEKISSKNKGYETHMTIVTYCRNQKGCDDKGKLRILLSFGQHARELITTELGLRIISILSEEEFLPNVDRVTLNKTLDKLVIKVVPMENVNGRKLVEDGELCERRNGRGVDLNRNWSVDWGKKEKDYDPYEENPGTAPFSEPETQIMRKLALSFEPHVWVNVHSGMEALFMPYDHKNTTPDGIPSQIMKSLLKELNHFHLKDHCLIGSGGGSVGYLAHGTATDYMYDIARVPMAFTFEIYGDLKASSKDCFRMFNPIDLTSFNRVLNNWSAAIFKMFIIGVQQMDEIQSKAVASSFDQWVSIDDYLNGYLMQRKSRYGKKLEVLDLGMQEIRTYFRLFLLSSVLLMFMFCSRISKSARPIVSAISF, from the exons ATGGGATTTCTCGATTCCCTTTCAAATCCTTGGTCTTCTCTTGTTCTCGCGTCATTTGTTCTGTGTGCTAATCATTTCTCGATTGCTGCTTATGGAAGATCGAATAGCACTGAAGTCACCCCCATCAATAGAGATCTATACCACACGAG AGGAGCTTTATTGGAGGAAATAGAATCGTTGGTCTATCGTCATCCTGACAAGCTATCA attgagaaaatctctaGCAAGAATAAAGGCTATGAGACACATATGACTATAGTTACTTATTGCCGTAATCAGAAAGGTTGTGATGACAAGGGAAAGCTTAGAATCCTTCTC AGTTTTGGACAGCATGCTAGGGAGCTTATTACTACTGAGCTAGGGCTGAGGATCATTTCCATTCTGAGTGAAGAGGAGTTTTTACCCAATGTTGATCGAGTCACATTAAATAAAACTCTCGATAAGCTTGTAATAAAG GTTGTACCGATGGAAAATGTAAATGGCCGCAAACTTGTCGAAGATGGAGAGCTTTGTGAGAGAAGGAACG GAAGAGGAGTTGATCTCAACAGGAACTGGAGTGTGGATTGGGGAAAAAAGGAGAAG GATTATGATCCATATGAAGAAAATCCCGGGACTGCTCCATTTAGCGAGCCTGAGACACAAATTATGCGAAAACTAGCTTTGTCATTTGAACCACATGTATGGGTTAATGTGCACTCTGGTATGGAG GCTTTGTTCATGCCTTATGatcacaaaaacacaactcCAGATGGAATACCCTCGCAGATAATGAAATCATTGCTTAAAGAGTTGAATCATTTCCACCTGAAAGACCACTGTTTAATTGGATCCGGTGGAGGCTCTGTCGG GTATCTGGCTCATGGTACAGCAACAGATTATATGTATGATATTGCCAGGGTACCCATGGCTTTTACCTTCGAG ATCTATGGAGATCTTAAAGCCTCGTCAAAAGACTGTTTTAGAATGTTCAATCCCATCGATCTCACCTCCTTTAAT AGAGTTCTCAACAACTGGTCCGCTGCAATCTTCAAGATGTTCATCATAGGCGTACAGCAGATGGATGAAATCCAGTCTAAGGCAGTCGCCTCTAGTTTCGACCAGTGGGTGTCTATAGACGACTATCTGAATGGATATCTAATGCAGAGGAAAAGCAGATACGGGAAGAAGCTCGAGGTGCTTGACCTCGGAATGCAGGAAATCAGAACATATTTCAGGTTGTTCTTATTGTCTTCTGTGCTCCTGATGTTcatgttttgttcgagaatatcAAAGAGCGCCCGTCCTATCGTCTCAGCTATATCTTTCTGA
- the LOC140874684 gene encoding uncharacterized protein isoform X2 — translation MTIVTYCRNQKGCDDKGKLRILLSFGQHARELITTELGLRIISILSEEEFLPNVDRVTLNKTLDKLVIKVVPMENVNGRKLVEDGELCERRNGRGVDLNRNWSVDWGKKEKDYDPYEENPGTAPFSEPETQIMRKLALSFEPHVWVNVHSGMEALFMPYDHKNTTPDGIPSQIMKSLLKELNHFHLKDHCLIGSGGGSVGYLAHGTATDYMYDIARVPMAFTFEIYGDLKASSKDCFRMFNPIDLTSFNRVLNNWSAAIFKMFIIGVQQMDEIQSKAVASSFDQWVSIDDYLNGYLMQRKSRYGKKLEVLDLGMQEIRTYFRLFLLSSVLLMFMFCSRISKSARPIVSAISF, via the exons ATGACTATAGTTACTTATTGCCGTAATCAGAAAGGTTGTGATGACAAGGGAAAGCTTAGAATCCTTCTC AGTTTTGGACAGCATGCTAGGGAGCTTATTACTACTGAGCTAGGGCTGAGGATCATTTCCATTCTGAGTGAAGAGGAGTTTTTACCCAATGTTGATCGAGTCACATTAAATAAAACTCTCGATAAGCTTGTAATAAAG GTTGTACCGATGGAAAATGTAAATGGCCGCAAACTTGTCGAAGATGGAGAGCTTTGTGAGAGAAGGAACG GAAGAGGAGTTGATCTCAACAGGAACTGGAGTGTGGATTGGGGAAAAAAGGAGAAG GATTATGATCCATATGAAGAAAATCCCGGGACTGCTCCATTTAGCGAGCCTGAGACACAAATTATGCGAAAACTAGCTTTGTCATTTGAACCACATGTATGGGTTAATGTGCACTCTGGTATGGAG GCTTTGTTCATGCCTTATGatcacaaaaacacaactcCAGATGGAATACCCTCGCAGATAATGAAATCATTGCTTAAAGAGTTGAATCATTTCCACCTGAAAGACCACTGTTTAATTGGATCCGGTGGAGGCTCTGTCGG GTATCTGGCTCATGGTACAGCAACAGATTATATGTATGATATTGCCAGGGTACCCATGGCTTTTACCTTCGAG ATCTATGGAGATCTTAAAGCCTCGTCAAAAGACTGTTTTAGAATGTTCAATCCCATCGATCTCACCTCCTTTAAT AGAGTTCTCAACAACTGGTCCGCTGCAATCTTCAAGATGTTCATCATAGGCGTACAGCAGATGGATGAAATCCAGTCTAAGGCAGTCGCCTCTAGTTTCGACCAGTGGGTGTCTATAGACGACTATCTGAATGGATATCTAATGCAGAGGAAAAGCAGATACGGGAAGAAGCTCGAGGTGCTTGACCTCGGAATGCAGGAAATCAGAACATATTTCAGGTTGTTCTTATTGTCTTCTGTGCTCCTGATGTTcatgttttgttcgagaatatcAAAGAGCGCCCGTCCTATCGTCTCAGCTATATCTTTCTGA
- the LOC140866099 gene encoding limonoid 7-O-acetyltransferse-like has protein sequence MEIEIIAKEMIKPSSPTPNHLRNYKLCLLDQLIPAAYAPIVLFYPNQDAAATHLQVLERIALLKKSISEVLSRFYPLAGAIKDDVSVDCDDRGACFTTAKVKHALCEFLENPDLKAIASFLSCDESYVTNIQASLFECGGIAIGLCISHRILDGTALSTFLKAWSDIAAASSSEERPMKNINIYPDFSASSLFPSNDSRLKQASMAMWGCLFKKGQFVTKRFVFDRLAITALKEMATGGDGKCAATSVEAVSGFIWKHAMAASEESRFGTKKPSLLTHVVNLRKRASPNLSENSLGNLIWMASAKLHSLSDNDDHHRNLGLISCLVDRVRKSISKIDGDYVKKIQGDDGFITMHKYLKEIEELGSKDVDYYGFTSWRKLGFYEVDFGWGKPVWVSSIDSSGYFFMNLVILMDTRCGSGIEAWMTLDKQEMDALERNKEFRARCSVNPSPLSIGKDQHKN, from the coding sequence ATGGAGATAGAAATCATAGCCAAGGAGATGATAAAACCATCTTCTCCCACACCAAATCACCTCAGAAACTACAAACTATGCCTTTTAGACCAGTTGATTCCCGCTGCATATGCTCCCATAGTACTCTTCTACCCAAACCAAGATGCTGCAGCAACCCATCTTCAAGTTCTTGAAAGGATAGCTTTGCTCAAGAAATCGATATCAGAAGTCCTGTCCCGTTTTTACCCGCTCGCTGGTGCGATCAAGGACGACGTTTCCGTTGATTGTGATGATCGTGGGGCTTGTTTCACCACAGCTAAAGTCAAGCACGCGCTGTGTGAATTCCTAGAAAACCCTGATCTTAAAGCTATCGCCAGCTTTCTCAGCTGTGATGAATCTTACGTGACGAACATCCAGGCTAGTTTGTTCGAATGCGGCGGAATCGCCATTGGATTATGCATTTCACACAGGATTCTTGATGGCACTGCTTTAAGCACGTTCCTTAAAGCTTGGTCTGATATTGCCGCCGCAAGTTCGTCCGAGGAAAGGCCTATGAAGAACATCAATATCTATCCCGATTTTTCGGCATCTTCTCTTTTCCCCTCTAATGATTCACGGCTCAAACAAGCATCCATGGCGATGTGGGGCTGTCTATTCAAGAAAGGGCAGTTTGTTACCAAGAGATTTGTCTTCGACAGGCTAGCAATCACAGCACTCAAAGAAATGGCAACCGGCGGGGACGGGAAATGCGCCGCCACCAGCGTCGAGGCGGTGTCCGGTTTCATTTGGAAACATGCGATGGCAGCTTCCGAAGAATCAAGATTCGGTACCAAGAAACCTTCTCTCCTAACACATGTAGTGAACCTACGCAAAAGGGCTAGTCCAAATTTGTCCGAAAATTCTTTAGGGAACTTAATCTGGATGGCTAGTGCAAAGTTACATTCTTTATCTGATAATGATGATCATCATCGAAATCTTGGATTGATCTCTTGCTTGGTGGATCGTGTGAGGAAATCTATATCGAAGATCGATGGCGATTATGTCAAGAAAATACAAGGCGATGATGGGTTTATCACAATGCACAAGTACTTAAAAGAGATCGAGGAGTTGGGGTCGAAAGATGTTGATTATTATGGGTTTACGAGTTGGCGAAAATTAGGGTTCTATGAAGTTGATTTTGGGTGGGGGAAGCCTGTTTGGGTTAGTAGCATTGATTCAAGTGGTTATTTTTTCATGAATCTTGTTATTTTGATGGATACAAGATGTGGAAGTGGGATTGAAGCATGGATGACTTTGGATAAACAAGAAATGGATGCGTTGGAACGTAATAAAGAATTTCGAGCACGCTGCTCGGTCAATCCGAGTCCTCTAAGTATTGGGAAGGATCAGCACAAAAATTGA